A window of Lytechinus variegatus isolate NC3 chromosome 15, Lvar_3.0, whole genome shotgun sequence contains these coding sequences:
- the LOC121428896 gene encoding protein lin-7 homolog A-like yields the protein MSCTNCGKLIHQQSQDLEKSFRFVVVKRTTKGYGFKIQGNDNNQEKSFVVQCLNKNTGNINQGLETGDEIISFNGTSLRQLTRAYIDETLKTNRDDIKLIVRGNSPPKYIPDNDCHGYDNRGYVSGEQKSTCGQHGMNGNIRAADRQWEITL from the exons ATGTCTTGTACCAACTGTGGCAA ACTCATCCACCAGCAGAGTCAG GATTTAGAGAAGTCTTTTCGCTTCGTCGTGGTTAAGCGAACCACAAAAGGTTATGGGTTCAAAATACAAGGAAATGATAACAACCAGGAAAAGTCCTTTGTCGTTCAGTGTCTCAACAAAAACACCGGGAATATCAACCAAGGTCTAGAG ACCGGGGACGAGATTATTTCTTTTAACGGCACCAGTCTTCGGCAATTGACAAGAGCGTACATCGATGAAACACTGAAAACTAACAGAGATGATATCAAACTTATCGTCAGAGGGAATTCCCCACCAAAGTATATACCAGATAACGATTGCCATGGCTACGATAATCGAGGATAT GTGTCTGGTGAACAGAAGTCCACCTGTGGTCAACATGGAATGAATGGCAACATTCGCGCGGCTGACAGACAATGGGAGATTACTTTATGA